The Watersipora subatra chromosome 1, tzWatSuba1.1, whole genome shotgun sequence genome has a window encoding:
- the LOC137388311 gene encoding DENN domain-containing protein 11-like — MKKMEDSSEVEPLVPQEHVRSPGIIRLVPHNPEHTKKDVKALEILTIFVVAFDTHRGNVIEWTKPEFMKDQLDGLEFKAIPSGAHNLEEDVVYLQHSDLYGVACYGKLAVASELERGARMRSVGVMTQSNSLLHIHATKLKTLVIHTLTHTGDYSLLEEYFQRWTGDPLTNSSLVDLDLRYPCQHFERLLSYLGPSLFTIWKSLILQKRILIYGEPPAAHLCHLVHCLNSLMSNAARITRRNMCTVYYFVNIADCDLLSRQISYLACTTEKVFEIKSDLYDVFIDCGSVRITNSRLCPVLTPTRGDRIRFEELYSTLRQPVSCDELPMSAEDIFYSYFGTLNRMIGETLHALSISDESRITHSDISHMGLHSSDRPFTNLLLESCNLDMSVGCMCDCLPGNLF, encoded by the exons ATGAAAAAAATGGAAGATTCTTCAGAAGTTGAGCCGTTAGTTCCACAAGAACATGTGCGATCACCTGGGATTATCAGACTAGTTCCTCACAATCCAGAGCACACGAAAAAGGATGTCAAAGCACTTGAAATACTTACTATTTTTGTGGTTGCATTTGACACACATCGAG GAAATGTCATAGAATGGACTAAACCAGAGTTCATGAAGGACCAACTAGACGGATTAGAATTCAAAGCAATACCTAGTGGTGCTCATAATCTGGAGGAAGATGTTGT GTATTTACAACATTCAGATTTATATGGAGTCGCTTGCTATGGAAAGCTTGCAGTAGCTAGTGAGTTAGAACGAGGAGCTCGTATGAGGTCAGTAGGAGTGATGACACAGTCAAACAGCCTGCTGCACATTCACGCTACCAAGTTGAAGACCCTTGTTAT ACACACACTGACTCACACAGGGGACTACTCACTTTTAGAGGAATACTTCCAGCGCTGGACTGGAGATCCTCTCACCAACTCTTCCCTTGTGGACCTCGAT CTGAGGTACCCTTGCCAACATTTTGAGCGGCTTTTATCTTACTTGGGTCCATCACTCTTCACTATCTGGAAGTCTCTAATATTGCAAAAGAGAATCCTTATCTACGGAGAGCCACCTGCTGCACATCTCTGTCACCTGG TTCACTGTCTCAATAGTCTGATGTCCAATGCTGCCAGGATAACAAGGAGGAACATGTGCACTGTCTATTATTTTGTGAACATTGCTGACTGTGACCTACTTTCTCGACAGATCTCATATCTTGCAT GCACCACAGAGAAGGTATTTGAGATAAAATCAGACCTGTATGATGTCTTCATCGATTGCGGGTCTGTCCGCATAACGAATTCCCGACTCTGTCCTGTTCTTACCCCTACTAGGGGTGATAGAATAAGGTTTGAAGAGCTCTACTCCACACTCAG ACAACCCGTGTCCTGTGATGAGCTGCCCATGTCAGCAGAAGACATATTCTACTCATACTTTGGTACGCTAAATCGAATGATAGGAGAGACACTGCACGCTCTGTCCATCTCTGATGAGTCACGAATCACTCATAGCGACATCTCTCACATGGGCCTACATTCCAGCGACCGACCTTTTACAAACCtgctgttagaaagttgtaatttGGATATGAGTGTTGGCTGTATGTGTGATTGTCTACCGGGCAACCTCTTTTAG
- the LOC137388233 gene encoding leucine-rich repeat-containing protein 15-like, translated as MWQRKGMLLVVLLAAISSVHSSCDQISLSGCSCEHPKDRSYEIDCHSKGLSAMPAKVNVTLSDGYASGNFSFNSIESIPSYYFLFMSYFEALDFTANRLAELNQNSFAGLEARLKTLILKQNRLSSIPATALRKYIRLNYLDLSFNKLASSCQIHTADIETYVLASNDIKTIPDNCFSESANVQSLDLSRNEISSVGEYAFDGMTRLKSLDLGYNQLTDLGLGFRSLSGIDSFEVLSLRGNSMVFLGSICKTYLPNIKVIDLSYNELIDIRKYCFTPYAQSVTGPKIFLNFEHNMVEALAGSAFAGLSDRLTRLQLNNNHISEVNVNTFKDLRSLAILNLDNNAIDNLEFLRNWEGNSLLELSIANNLITRLAPSVFRTMVKLTKLSLDGNLLTTVESAAFNGMFVLDDLSLNYNLLTNLEDGAFSGLDQLRKLRLTGNALVTLKNCTFFNLDRLVLFHYDDNLLLCDCDLLWLLPFRSAIDRRGIPDRNTDEPVLDDKCHYPEEYAGRDMVNMVSYKCSVETTNACFGLSVSYDDPVEQAMNVSREWNTDRADGEVSSIILTQTEVKTNTTIYNESQTNALPPYLLSSIEDDTIYKICVTVRLDNKKEETDCTVYPGIIKKPTTTLAPTTEMITPSSRMHPGSIAAIILAILFIILLVLIVLFALYLWKTEKYRDLMPAKYATAGEPLSYNESIEDSPSSSGKADPSDFKELGEDEPMVIRRPPDATSV; from the exons ATGTGGCAGAGAAAAGGCATGCTGCTGGTAGTTCTCCTCGCAGCTATATCAAGCGTTCACTCAAGTTGCGATCAAATCTCTCTGTCGGGATGTAGTTGTGAGCATCCTAAAGACAGAAGCTATGAAATAGACTGTCATAGCAAAGGCTTGAGTGCTATGCCTGCCAAAGTTAATGTCACGTTGTCAGATGGTTATGCTTCTGGGAACTTCTCTTTTAATAGCATAGAAAGTATTCCCAGTTACTACTTTCTGTTCATGTCATACTTTGAAGCTTTGGATTTCACTGCTAACCGACTCGCCGAACTCAACCAGAATTCATTCGCAGGACTTGAAGCTAGACTGAAAACTCTCATTCTGAAACAAAATCGACTCAGTTCCATTCCAGCCACGGCCTTGCGCAAATACATACGTTTAAACTACTTGGATCTCAGCTTTAATAAACTTGCGTCTTCTTGCCAAATCCATACAGCGGATATTGAAACCTATGTGCTTGCCAGCAACGACATTAAAACCATTCCTGACAATTGCTTTTCCGAATCTGCGAATGTCCAAAGCCTTGACCTCTCACGCAATGAAATCAGCTCAGTCGGTGAATATGCGTTCGATGGAATGACCAGGTTAAAGTCACTTGATTTAGGATACAACCAGTTAACCGACCTTGGACTTGGTTTTAGATCACTTAGCGGCATTGATTCTTTTGAGGTTCTGTCTTTACGTGGTAACAGTATGGTCTTCCTTGGATCCATCTGCAAAACTTACCTCCCTAATATCAAGGTAATTGATTTGAGCTACAATGAACTAATCGACATCCGCAAGTACTGTTTTACTCCTTACGCACAGTCCGTCACCGGTCCTAAGATATTTCTCAACTTTGAGCATAATATGGTTGAAGCACTGGCTGGTTCAGCATTCGCTGGGTTGAGTGATCGCCTGACAAGGCTACAGCTTAACAACAATCACATATCTGAAGTTAATGTTAACACCTTCAAAGATTTGAGAAGCTTAGCAATTTTGAATCTGGATAACAACGCCATAGATAATCTCGAGTTTTTGAGGAATTGGGAAGGTAACTCCCTACTTGAACTCTCCATCGCTAACAATCTTATAACGAGACTCGCTCCATCGGTTTTTAGGACGATGGTCAAACTGACAAAGTTGTCTCTTGATGGAAACTTGCTAACGACTGTTGAGTCGGCAGCCTTCAATGGCATGTTTGTGCTCGATGACTTGTCTCTTAATTATAACCTTCTTACAAATTTGGAAGATGGAGCTTTCTCTGGGCTAGATCAGCTCAGAAAACTTCGCCTCACCGGCAATGCTCTCGTTACTCTCAAAAACTGTACATTTTTCAACTTGGATCGACTGGTCTTGTTCCACTATGATGACAACCTTTTACTGTGCGACTGTGATTTGCTCTGGTTGCTTCCGTTCCGGTCTGCCATTGACAGGAGAGGCATACCAGACCGCAACACTGATGAGCCAGTGCTCGATGATAAATGCCACTACCCAGAAGAGTATGCTGGCAGGGACATGGTCAATATGGTATCGTACAAATGCTCGGTCGAAACCACCAACGCCTGCTTCGGTCTTTCCGTATCCTATGATGACCCAGTTGAACAAGCGATGAATGTATCTAGAGAATGGAATACAGATAGAGCTGATGGAGAGGTCAGCTCGATCATCCTTACTCAAACAGAGGTGAAGACGAATACCACAATTTACAATGAGTCACAAACCAACGCTTTGCCTCCCTACTTGCTGAGCTCAATAGAAGACGATACGATCTATAAG ATCTGTGTAACTGTGAGGCTTGATAATAAGAAGGAGGAAACTGACTGCACTGTCTATCCTGGTATAATAAAAAAACCGACAACAACATTGGCACCCACCACagagatgataactccaagttCTAGAATGCATCCTGGGTCAATAGCAGCTATAATTCTTGCTATTCTCTTCATCATTCTTCTCGTGCTCATTGTTCTGTTTGCGCTGTATCTCTGGAAAACGGAAAAATACAG